In a single window of the Emys orbicularis isolate rEmyOrb1 chromosome 11, rEmyOrb1.hap1, whole genome shotgun sequence genome:
- the NR4A2 gene encoding nuclear receptor subfamily 4 group A member 2 — protein MPCVQAQYGSSPQGASPASQSYSYHSSGEYSSDFLTPEFVKFSMDLTNTEITATTSLPSFSTFMDNYSTSYDVKPPCLYQMPLSGQQSSIKVEDIQMHSYQQHNHLPPQSEEMMPHSGSVYYKPSSPPTPTTPGFQVQHSPMWDDPGSLHNFHQNYVATTHMIEQRKTPVSRLSLFSFKQSPPGTPVSSCQMRFDGPLHVPMNPEPSGAHHVVDGQTFAVPNPIRKQASMGFPGLQIGHASQLLDTQVPSPPSRGSPSNEGLCAVCGDNAACQHYGVRTCEGCKGFFKRTVQKNAKYVCLANKNCPVDKRRRNRCQYCRFQKCLAVGMVKEVVRTDSLKGRRGRLPSKPKSPQEPSPPSPPVSLISALVRAHVDSNPAMSSLDYSRFQANPDYQMSGDDTQHIQQFYDLLTGSMEIIRGWAEKIPGFTDLSKPDQDLLFESAFLELFVLRLAYRSSPVEGKLIFCNGVVLHRLQCVRGFGEWIDSIVEFSSNLQNMNIDISAFSCIAALAMVTERHGLKEPKRVEELQNKIVNCLKDHVTFNNGGLNRPNYLSKLLGKLPELRTLCTQGLQRIFYLKLEDLVPPPAIIDKLFLDTLPF, from the exons ATGCCCTGTGTTCAGGCTCAGTATGGGTCATCGCCTCAAGGAGCCAGCCCAGCTTCCCAGAGCTACAGTTACCACTCTTCAGGAGAATACAGCTCCGATTTCTTAACTCCAGAGTTTGTCAAGTTTAGCATGGACCTCACCAACACTGAAATCACTGCCACCACTTCTCTCCCCAGCTTCAGTACCTTTATGGACAACTACAGCACAAGCTACGACGTGAAGCCACCTTGCTTGTACCAAATGCCCCTGTCCGGACAGCAGTCCTCTATTAAAGTGGAAGACATTCAGATGCACAGCTACCAGCAACACAACCACCTCCCCCCTCAGTCGGAGGAGATGATGCCTCATTCTGGCTCCGTTTACTACAAGCCTTCGTCGCCCCCGACTCCCACCACCCCCGGCTTCCAGGTGCAGCACAGCCCCATGTGGGACGACCCTGGCTCCCTCCACAACTTCCACCAGAATTACGTGGCCACCACCCACATGATCGAGCAGAGGAAAACGCCTGTGTCCAGGCTCTCCTTATTCTCATTTAAGCAATCACCCCCAGGAACCCCAGTGTCCAGCTGCCAGATGCGATTTGACGGGCCCCTCCACGTGCCCATGAACCCCGAGCCATCCGGGGCCCACCATGTAGTCGATGGCCAGACATTTGCAGTGCCCAATCCCATCCGCAAACAGGCATCCATGGGCTTCCCAGGGCTACAGATTGGCcatgcttcccagctgctggacaCCCAGGTgccatcccctccctcccgggGGTCTCCATCCAACGAGGGCCTCTGTGCAGTGTGCGGGGACAACGCGGCCTGCCAGCACTACGGAGTGCGCACCTGTGAGGGCTGCAAAGGGTTCTTCAAG CGCACTGTCCAGAAAAACGCAAAATACGTGTGTTTAGCAAATAAAAACTGCCCAGTTGACAAACGCCGCAGAAATCGCTGTCAGTATTGTCGGTTTCAAAAGTGCCTTGCAGTTGGCATGGTCAAAGAAG TGGTTCGCACAGACAGTTTAAAAGGCCGAAGGGGTCGCTTACCATCCAAACCGAAGAGCCCCCAGGAgccctctcccccctctcccccggtgAGTCTGATCAGTGCCCTGGTGAGAGCCCATGTCGACTCCAACCCGGCTATGAGCAGCCTGGACTATTCCAGG TTCCAGGCTAACCCTGACTACCAGATGAGTGGAGATGACACTCAGCATATCCAGCAGTTTTATGATCTCTTGACCGGCTCCATGGAGATCATCCGAGGATGGGCAGAAAAAATCCCTGGTTTCACTGACCTCTCTAAACCAGACCAGGACCTCCTCTTCGAATCCGCTTTCTTGGAACTGTTTGTGCTGCGGCTAGCATACAG GTCCAGCCCAGTGGAGGGCAAGCTTATCTTTTGCAATGGGGTGGTCCTGCACAGGTTGCAATGTGTCCGTGGCTTTGGAGAATGGATTGATTCCATTGTTGAATTCTCCTCCAACTTGCAAAATATGAACATCGACATATCTGCCTTCTCATGCATCGCTGCCCTGGCTATGGTAACAG AGAGGCACGGGCTAAAGGAACCCAAGAGGGTGGAAGAACTTCAGAACAAGATTGTAAATTGTCTCAAAGACCATGTGACTTTCAATAACGGAGGTTTGAATCGCCCCAATTATTTGTCCAAACTCTTGGGGAAGCTCCCTGAACTTCGCACCCTTTGCACACAGGGGCTGCAACGCATTTTCTACCTGAAACTAGAAGATTTGGTGCCACCTCCAGCAATAATCGACAAACTTTTTCTGGACACTTTACCTTTTTAA